A window of Psychroflexus sp. ALD_RP9 contains these coding sequences:
- the hemN gene encoding oxygen-independent coproporphyrinogen III oxidase encodes MQNLIAKYNVPGPRYTSYPTVPFWEDVDFSTQKWVSSLQQQDSNALSLYIHLPFCESLCTFCACNKRITKRHDVEIPYIEAVLKEWQMYLEVLDDTPVIKEIHLGGGTPTFFSAENLENLIKSILNTVEMTDEIEFSFEGHPNNTTKAHLETLYDLGFSRVSYGIQDYNPKVQIAIHRIQSFEAVENATKLAREIGYKSVGHDIIFGLPMQSLEDVINTIEKTKLLMPDRIAFYSYAHVPWTKGNGQRGFNESDLPSPELKRQQYETGKKMLEEIGYIEIGMDHFALPKDDLSKAYQTNNLHRNFMGYTTTQTQKMIGLGVSAISDSWFAFAQNEKKLDDYYKKINRNELPIFRGHLLNNEDLIIRKQILNLMCNFETKWNKKEEAIIDFNSIINSLSEFEVDQLIKVHQNSVEVSQKGKAFIRNICMAFDLRLKKAQPNQQLFSMTI; translated from the coding sequence ATGCAAAATTTAATTGCAAAATATAATGTCCCAGGACCAAGATACACAAGTTATCCAACCGTACCATTCTGGGAAGACGTAGATTTTTCTACCCAAAAATGGGTTTCAAGTTTGCAGCAACAAGATTCTAATGCGTTGAGTCTTTACATTCATCTACCCTTTTGCGAAAGTTTATGCACGTTTTGTGCATGTAACAAACGCATCACTAAACGGCATGATGTAGAAATACCATATATAGAAGCTGTTTTAAAAGAATGGCAGATGTATTTAGAGGTTTTAGATGATACGCCTGTTATAAAAGAAATTCACTTAGGCGGTGGAACGCCGACTTTTTTCTCAGCTGAAAATCTAGAAAATCTTATCAAATCTATTTTAAATACAGTTGAAATGACTGATGAAATAGAATTTAGCTTTGAAGGTCACCCGAACAACACTACCAAAGCTCATTTAGAAACACTTTATGATTTGGGTTTTTCGCGTGTGAGTTATGGCATTCAAGACTACAACCCAAAGGTGCAAATTGCGATTCACCGAATTCAAAGTTTTGAAGCCGTTGAAAACGCCACTAAACTAGCCAGAGAAATTGGTTACAAATCAGTTGGTCACGATATTATTTTTGGCTTACCCATGCAAAGCCTTGAAGATGTAATTAATACTATCGAAAAGACTAAATTACTAATGCCAGACCGCATTGCGTTTTACAGTTATGCCCATGTGCCTTGGACTAAAGGTAACGGTCAGCGTGGCTTTAATGAAAGTGATTTACCTTCGCCAGAACTTAAAAGACAGCAATATGAAACCGGTAAAAAAATGTTAGAAGAAATCGGTTACATAGAAATTGGGATGGATCATTTTGCACTTCCAAAAGACGATTTATCTAAAGCATACCAAACCAATAACTTGCACCGAAATTTCATGGGTTATACCACAACACAAACTCAGAAAATGATTGGCTTAGGCGTTTCGGCAATTAGTGATAGCTGGTTTGCATTTGCACAAAACGAAAAAAAACTTGACGATTATTATAAGAAAATTAATCGAAATGAGCTACCTATTTTTAGAGGACACCTTTTGAACAATGAAGACTTAATTATAAGAAAGCAAATTTTAAATTTAATGTGTAACTTTGAAACCAAGTGGAATAAAAAAGAGGAAGCCATTATAGATTTTAACTCAATCATAAATAGTTTAAGTGAGTTTGAAGTTGACCAACTTATAAAAGTTCATCAAAACTCAGTTGAAGTTTCTCAAAAGGGCAAAGCATTCATTAGAAATATATGTATGGCATTTGATTTACGCCTAAAAAAAGCCCAACCCAACCAGCAACTCTTTTCTATGACAATATAA
- a CDS encoding universal stress protein, protein MKNILVPVDFSNPSENALRVAAKLAQRNNAKIHVLHVIELAESLFGAEQFNVDDEQIIFFMKLAKKKFNDFLDKDFLEGIETNDLVEVGSATFGIKEAVKDQNIDLIIMGSNGASGLEEVLIGSNTEKVVRHSNVPVLVVKHDIENLDFKTVLFATDFELENVEAYNKAKTFADSFGAKMKLVYVNLPGNQFYSTSEVTNHMRNFLNEVQVPLNHENIIIYNDYTIEQGVLNAANNENAELIAMPTHGRKGLSHFFNGSIGEDVVNHSDLPVITFKI, encoded by the coding sequence ATGAAAAACATTTTAGTACCAGTCGATTTCTCTAATCCATCTGAAAATGCCCTTAGAGTAGCCGCAAAACTTGCGCAACGTAATAATGCAAAAATTCACGTTTTACATGTTATTGAATTAGCTGAGTCGCTTTTTGGCGCCGAACAATTTAATGTCGACGATGAGCAAATCATCTTTTTTATGAAGCTTGCTAAAAAGAAATTTAATGACTTCTTAGACAAAGATTTTTTAGAAGGCATTGAAACCAATGATTTAGTTGAAGTCGGGTCTGCTACTTTTGGCATTAAAGAAGCGGTTAAAGACCAAAATATAGACTTAATTATCATGGGCTCTAATGGTGCTAGCGGCTTAGAAGAGGTTTTAATTGGCTCTAATACAGAAAAAGTTGTTAGACATTCTAACGTACCTGTTTTAGTAGTTAAACACGATATCGAAAATTTAGACTTTAAAACAGTTTTATTCGCTACCGATTTTGAGCTCGAAAATGTTGAAGCCTATAATAAAGCTAAAACATTTGCTGATAGTTTCGGCGCTAAAATGAAACTAGTTTACGTTAACTTACCAGGAAATCAATTTTACAGCACAAGTGAAGTTACCAATCACATGCGTAATTTTTTAAATGAAGTGCAAGTTCCTTTAAATCACGAAAATATAATTATTTATAACGATTACACGATAGAGCAAGGTGTTTTAAACGCTGCAAATAATGAAAATGCAGAACTTATTGCTATGCCAACTCATGGCAGAAAAGGTCTATCTCACTTCTTTAATGGTAGTATTGGTGAAGATGTTGTTAACCATTCAGACTTACCAGTAATTACATTTAAGATTTAA
- the trxA gene encoding thioredoxin: protein MSEKFNKIIESDTPVLIDFFADWCGPCKMLAPILKDVKSELGDEVKIIKIDVDKNQALAAKYQVRGVPTMLLFKNGKQLWRQSGVLQKDDLVNTIRSNS from the coding sequence ATGAGTGAAAAATTTAATAAAATTATAGAAAGCGACACGCCTGTACTAATCGATTTTTTTGCTGATTGGTGTGGCCCATGCAAAATGCTGGCGCCAATTTTAAAAGATGTTAAATCTGAACTTGGTGATGAGGTTAAAATTATTAAAATTGATGTTGATAAAAATCAAGCTCTAGCGGCAAAATATCAAGTTAGAGGTGTGCCAACAATGCTACTTTTTAAAAATGGAAAACAACTTTGGCGACAAAGCGGTGTTTTGCAAAAAGATGATTTAGTGAATACAATTAGGTCTAATTCTTAA
- a CDS encoding acetyl-CoA hydrolase/transferase family protein translates to MKYTDKKIAVSLVNSGDRIFFQGAAMTPQVLIDALCDRYEELEDVEIAQLHTEGNARYTQEPYSNVFKINSFFVGGNVRNAINSTHGDYVPIFLSEISLLFKKDILPLDVAFIQVSPPDKHGYCSLGTSVDVTLSAIEKATRIIAQVNPQVPRSHGDGIIHVDQIDAAVEVDEPIFAHDALIPTSIEEKIGQHVAHLVEDGATLQMGIGAIPNAVLANLDQHKGLGIHTEMFSDGVLPLVEKGIITGEHKVVKQGKIVTCFAMGSQKLYDFIDENPLVHFKEASYTNDTALIRRNPKVTAINSAIEIDLTGQVCADTIGKRQYSGVGGQMDFIRGASLSEGGKAIIAMPSATAKGLTKIVPFLNKGAGVTTTRAHVHYVVTENGVVNLYGKNLKQRAEALISIAHPDHQEDLTKAMFERFGK, encoded by the coding sequence ATGAAATATACAGATAAAAAAATAGCCGTTTCACTTGTTAATAGCGGTGACCGTATTTTTTTTCAAGGTGCCGCAATGACACCACAAGTTCTAATTGATGCCTTGTGCGATCGTTATGAGGAATTAGAAGATGTTGAAATCGCTCAACTTCATACCGAAGGAAACGCAAGATATACACAAGAGCCTTATTCAAACGTCTTTAAGATCAATAGTTTTTTTGTTGGTGGTAATGTTCGTAATGCTATAAATTCTACTCATGGAGATTACGTGCCTATTTTTTTAAGTGAAATTAGCTTACTTTTCAAAAAAGATATTTTACCATTAGATGTTGCTTTTATTCAAGTTTCACCACCAGATAAACATGGTTATTGTTCATTAGGAACTTCAGTAGACGTGACCTTATCAGCAATTGAAAAGGCCACACGAATAATTGCTCAGGTTAATCCTCAGGTACCACGTTCTCATGGTGATGGGATTATTCATGTTGATCAAATAGACGCAGCTGTAGAAGTAGATGAGCCTATATTTGCACATGATGCTTTAATACCAACGTCTATTGAAGAAAAAATAGGTCAGCATGTGGCGCATCTTGTTGAAGATGGTGCAACACTTCAAATGGGAATTGGTGCTATCCCCAATGCAGTTTTAGCAAACCTAGACCAACATAAAGGTTTAGGAATTCATACTGAAATGTTTTCGGATGGTGTACTTCCTTTAGTTGAAAAAGGTATTATCACTGGAGAACACAAAGTAGTAAAACAAGGAAAAATTGTAACCTGTTTTGCTATGGGCTCTCAAAAATTATATGATTTTATAGATGAAAATCCTTTAGTTCATTTTAAAGAAGCTTCTTACACCAACGATACGGCTTTAATTAGAAGAAACCCAAAAGTAACTGCCATAAATTCAGCTATAGAAATTGATTTGACAGGTCAAGTTTGTGCTGACACTATTGGTAAACGTCAATACTCGGGTGTTGGAGGCCAAATGGATTTTATAAGAGGCGCTTCACTTTCCGAAGGTGGTAAAGCAATTATAGCCATGCCTTCAGCTACTGCTAAAGGTTTAACTAAAATAGTTCCGTTTTTAAATAAAGGTGCTGGCGTGACAACAACTAGAGCTCACGTTCATTATGTTGTAACTGAAAATGGAGTAGTAAATTTATACGGAAAAAATTTAAAGCAACGGGCAGAAGCACTTATTTCAATAGCTCATCCAGACCATCAAGAAGACCTGACAAAAGCGATGTTTGAACGTTTTGGCAAGTAG